Below is a genomic region from Deinococcus koreensis.
CTGAGGTGAATACGGCAGGATCGGTGTGAACGGTGGTCACACGCCCCCCCACCCCTCTCCCGCAACGGGAGAGGGGAGTTTAGTTTTTGGTTTTGAAAGTCGATCAGCCGTTCACAGCGTCCCGCCTATCTTCTCACCGCAGACCGCCACCGGCCGTCGTGCGCGAAGCGCGCGGGCCTATCGCGAAATCGGAGGATGGCGTCGAGGCCGGACAAGTCAATGCCGAGTCCCGCCGACCATCTCCAGTCAAATCTCTTCCCTAGCGGAGCGCTGCTCCCCCTGCCCTCTGGGTAGGGGGCTGGGGGGTGGGGAAATCCCTTGCGCAGCTCTACCGCAGCCCTACTCCACCCCCCGCCCCTCCCGCACCATCTCCGAGAGCCGCGACAGACACCGGCTGTACTTCTTCGCATACGCCCCATGCCGGTAGGTTTCGCTGAACAGCCCCCCCAGCGGCGCCCCCGTGAAGGCCGCCGGCAGCCCCAGGTCGTACAGCTTGTCGATGAAGTGCACGAAGCGCAGCGACACGTTCTGGTCGGGCATGGGCGTCAGCTCACGCACACCGACCGCGCCGACGCCCGAGAGGAGCTGCGCGAAGCGGCTGGGATGCACCTGCAGCAGGTGGCGGTTGAGGTCGCGGTGGTTGAGTTCGGCCAGCGTGGCGGGGGGCTGCCGGCCCGCCCACCGCGCGTAGTCGGCCCCGCTCAGGGTGTCCTCCGGGGCGGTGCCGCGCTGGCGGTAGTCGGGGCCGTCGAGGCGGTGGGTCTCGAAGCGCTCGGCGATGCCCTGGATCTGGCGCTGGAAGTCAGAAGCGTTGAAGCGGCCCTGGCCCAGCGCGCCGGGCTCGGTGTTGGAGGTGGCGACCACCGAGGTGCCGGCAGGCATCAGCTGACCCAGGAAGGTGTTCGCCATGTGCGTGTTGCCGGGATCGTCCAGCTCGAACTCGTCGATGAGCAGCAGGTCGTGGGCGC
It encodes:
- the zapE gene encoding cell division protein ZapE, with the protein product MIDLTARQPASDPQALITALTPSARFEGVRFETYRPNPDFPSQQEARTSLQAFLKGAQVRPGGFRLFRRAKPEGRGLYLDGGFGVGKTHLLASTYFAAQGTRAIMSFQDLMYIIGALGMTRAVETFRAHDLLLIDEFELDDPGNTHMANTFLGQLMPAGTSVVATSNTEPGALGQGRFNASDFQRQIQGIAERFETHRLDGPDYRQRGTAPEDTLSGADYARWAGRQPPATLAELNHRDLNRHLLQVHPSRFAQLLSGVGAVGVRELTPMPDQNVSLRFVHFIDKLYDLGLPAAFTGAPLGGLFSETYRHGAYAKKYSRCLSRLSEMVREGRGVE